In the Zerene cesonia ecotype Mississippi chromosome 28, Zerene_cesonia_1.1, whole genome shotgun sequence genome, AGACTAGAACGAATCGTGATCTTGTGATTGAAATATCTATAGACttacgaaaatatattatcattgaCTAAATTGACTACAGGATATCATTGTTTTACATTGGATCGGGAATCGGGAGTATGATTTTGCATGAATATGATGTGCAATATTGGAGTTTTATGggtactgtatatttttttaatgtaatgtagCTTTTCCTGTAAAAGTacgttttaagtttttataattgaaattatatggaTTTTCGGATATTATATgtgaaaaagaaattttattttggttttataGAAACGTGGTGCGAAATGTGCCAAAACCATCTGCAGTTTTATAGATCGAGAGAATCGACaggaaattttgtatttgtgccAAATTTAAGAAATGGGCGTCTCGTCGCCTGATACCTCTTCTTAAAGGTCTTTATGTTGATAGATTTTATaggttgtttttattgttaagatGGTAAAGACAGACGGCATGGAgccgattattattatttttcgtagGGAAAATTTGTCAAATTAGAAAACTCAATTATTAGGTCTGGACCCATGTCTTGTGTTCAGTTGaacgaatattattttaataaacaatataaaattgtatttttgtcttttatttaaacctataaacaaatttaattcagtttcagttattaaagaatatatggaagatTTATGAGActccatggaatgttgtcgaTTCAGAATCTCAGTTCTCAGACAGTTGAAAAAGGTAGGTGGAAATTGCAAGGCTTAGAAGCATTGAATAAAGTGgagctaataatataacgaactCCAATATACAATTTGCTACCTTGCAATAGTTCTGCCTGAATAAACTCCCATGATTGGCGGAATTATATCAAGAATTTGCAGTCGGACACAAATAATCTTTGATAAGTTTGTTGGTTAAGTTATGTTACGCTATTCTAAAAGCTATAAGAAGCCCACCTCATAAACTAGATAGCTTGCGAAAATTTGGAAGCTGAGTCATTGGCAAAAGTAACATACTTCagcatttattttgaaataaaacacaatttgtcGATTACATTGTTTATTCTTACAATGCATAAAGAACAGGCAAttagaaaaattgtaaatactataaaattgtgATGAAATTACGAGGACTAGTAAGTAAAAGATGtggtaaaattgttttaaaatttgtactgGTAGTCTGTGGTTCTCGTCTAATTCCACTATGAAATGAAatcagcgccatctattaGCCGGATATGAAATTCCCATCAAAGCTCTTAGAATGTTAAGTACTCTCATTTATGTATAGATGGCGCTCAATACAAAAACATGTTTCCAACAATTTTCTAGTTTGATGATCGTCAAAAATTATCCTTATTCTatcttattgttaatttagGTAGAGCACATCCTACTTTGGTCATTTTAGAGAATAACATAATAGTATTTGTGTTACAAGCTCTACAGATAATAgcaagataataatataataaatattgaacattGCTAATACAAACCtacaaagtatatttaaaccaTTACAGTAACGATTAACAAGagtattttgaaagaatattcATAGGAACATGGGAGtgcaaataaaatgcaaacaaaACGATTGTGAACAATtcgagttatatatatagtgcTACATAcgttaaaactataaatatcaattaattttgcctccattttcatatgtttttatgccacagataaaaaacaaaaccaactaattagtaaaataaatgctcgaaaagtgttatttatattatcgttaaaaaacaataaaaagttagaTAATAATCAATGGTTATAATAAGATTCATAAAACTTAACCTGTTCATTTCGCTACGAATTTTTAACatggaataatttaaataccgTTTAAGGTGTATTATTGctaataacacatttttctacaaaatCAGTCTATGTTAACGAATATTGTAATGAATCAACGTTATTCATGCATTAAATTAAGCAGTCAAACTAAATAcatatgtttgtataatatttaacattattttctttccaAAAAGTGTATTTTGGTCGAATATGCAGTATTTTAAGATAATGCCttctataatattgtaatattatacaagcATAAGTTAACAGACATTCATTTTCACGATTATTTCGAAACACGTAACTTACACTCGcttgtgaaaatatatttggtaGCTCATGTGAACCATGAATAGTTTCCAAAttggacaataaaaaaaataaatccaaatttattatgatttacatACCTGAAGTAAtgttctaaaaaatatatcttaagcTCATGCAAGCAATCGTTAAATAAGccaatataattgttaattttgaattcaaattaatcacgtgagaaatacaataatttcactcACAAACTGAGGCTGATAGTTATTAAATGATTCTTAAACAATTGTCAACTTAAAgaacgaataaataaacatttttttcacaaGCAAAAGTGTTGCGATCACCACCGGTTTACATTGAACACCGGTTATAGACAAAATCCGGTAAATACCGGTTTCTACCAGAGGCCGGACGACTTGCCGCCGGGCGGGTTCCTCACGCGAACCGATGTCTTCTGGTCCAGCCCTTCCATTTCTTctgtaaatagaaaaattatatataaataactttaatagatgttgttatacaatatataaactttcctcttgaattgCTCTACATCTATATCTCTAAAAAAAGCCATagaaatccgttgtgtagttttcaagatctaagcatacatacatacatacagacgggaagcaactttgctttatactatgtagtgattttagattaaaaaacgtaaataatCTGATGACCGTTATCAACTTATCACTGAAATGAAGCATTTTGTTACCGTGGCTTCATAGTAACTTTTAGGATAATATTCTGGGCACAGATTCCGATGGAACGTGTCAGACTAGAGACTGTCCGCTGGGAGGCTGGTACTCACTGCTGATGGAGAAGGTGGAGTTCTGCAGGTCGCGCTGGCCGGGCTCGCGCATCTTGCGGCCGGTGGGCGTGCTGCAGCCGGACGACGTCACCGACATGCCGTCCAGCTGCTTCGTGGCCACGCTCACGTCTGAGGTTTGAGGTTAGGTTAGtcacagtaaataaaaaaaataaagaaaaatttattagcaaGGACAAAAGGCTCTGACAACGATGCTCTGTCTTCTGAACTAGGTTATAACCTGTATCTCAGAAGACAGTGCCGTCTCTTTAAAttcatgtacataatatttgtaatttcattttataatttatgtttaataattaaaaacagtgGATGTAACATATAAGCGCAGAAAAGgtttttgttgaattaaaatgaatgaaatacaGTATGAAGAACGGAATAGGAGACATTAGAACCAGAGCAGAACCTAaccatttatcatattatatcccatgttttcaatttcttcaaataaaagaGGTTAAGCTAAggctttttgttttaatcaaCGAATCGCAACGATATACATACGTAGACAAagcaaaatacaataaaataaagggaCCTTTTATAACCTTTTATAATCTTTGGTTTAATAAGTTCTTTAAAAGAATGAAAGAAGTCACCATTAGTGGGTGTGCCGTTGGTAACCCGGTTGGGGGTGGTGGGCTCGGGGTAGTCCACCTTCTGGGGGGTGCGCGGCATCTCCTCCCCACCGCCGTATATGTAGGGGCAGTTTGGTGGCGTTTTCAGGAATTTGCCCAGACCTGGAGAAATTATCATtacgaattatattaaatttgcttGGAATAAACAGTATTTGTGAATAAGTATtagaatataaagataattattttaatgttatggccaatttttattttatacatttccgGTCCGCAAGGTCCAaagattgatattttaatcaattttttttaaattaaaatgtagattAGATTAGATTATTCTCTgtgattttaaagaaaatcccTTATCGTGAAGAAAGATTCAGAGatccattaaaattaaatttcgtatattaatacgattttatataaataagttataaaaaatatagcaacCTTCAACAACTCTTAGCTCCCCATCGTCAAGACACACGCGTCCGTTCACAATAACGTACTGTGGACCGCCCACTACGTGCTGACCCtggaacataatatttatttcttaatatacgTAGtttcaaaaaactaaaaaagtcatttaattttagttctaGAGCATtctaatgctttataaatgaaaatttttgaaaggatagaaaaaatttgaaccCGTGTTTTTTTGCCATAAAGTAGCaatggcaaaaagacgcgggtccGAATCTcgtttcgtgttttttttttctattctcaactaaaaaaaatacacaaaatatccATTAAAATGACCATTtctcattcataaaattaaaaatggctCAAATTGGCTTTTACTCCTCCAAAATGGCTCTAACTCCTCTAAAGTGGCCTTGAAAACGATTCTGCCCCTCGAAAATGGCCATAAAACCAGCTTTATCTCCCGCAAACTGTCTCCAAACCTCGAATATACTGCAATGGATACTCTGCCGGTGCGTAGAGGCGGAGACAGTGCGCTCGGCGCGCAGGTCCCACACGAGCAATCCAAAAATGTCTCTGACTCCTCTAAAATGCCCCTCAAAATGACTTCTACCCATCCAAAATGGCCCAAAAAAAAGCTTTATCTCCCGCAGTCCCCAAAGGCACCTCGAATATGTTGAAGGGGACGGCCTGGCGGTGCGTGGCGGCGGAGACGGTGCGCTCGGCGCGCGGGTCCCACACCAGCAGGTCGGCGTCGGCGCCGGCCGCCACGCGCCCCTTGCGCGGGTACAGGTTGAAGatccgcgccgccgccgcgctgctCACCGACACGAACCGGCACGGGTCCATTATACCTGCACCCATGTGGATGTGCAAGTGTTTTAGTGTTTTGATTACCGGAGGGTCCATTATACCTGCACCACGTGTGGATGTGCAAGTGTTTTAGTGTTTTGATTACCggattgtttatttgtaataggtacaaatatttcttttgaaaatatgtaaattttattgaattttgttaTGATCAAtggattgtttatttgtaataggtacaaatatttcttttgaaaatatgtaaattttattgaatttcgtTATGGTCAAGTTTATTATGGGACACTATATGATATAACTATATAGTTTTGGTTAGGTTTACAATAGATGTCTCTGTATTACTATctcaaaaaattacatgtaatttttatgaactaattataggttttaataaataaaataattttttgtaaagattaacaattatcatcagcccatatatgttcccactgctgggacataggctATGAAGGTTCAGGCCAAAtacaccacgctggccaagtgcaggttggcagatgtcacatgtcgtcgaattttttgattctcagacatgccggtttcttcacgatgtttgTCTTCATCGCTACgaacagtggtgatgttatccacatgtgcagataaattgaaaaatctatttatttcctgcactaacaatttgaaggcagttcagtatattgttaaaaataattattctagaatacttttatttaagagTAATCCATATTACACTAGATATGACGTGTCACAAGAATCGAACGACCTTCGCAATAACATACCTGTATTAACCCCCTTCTGCCACAAGATGGCCAAGCGGTCCTCGACCCCGTTGACCCCATTCGGGATCTTGGTGAAATCGTTCTTTCCGAGCTCCTTGTCCTTTTCATGGAAGGTGCAGTGATCGCTGCCGATTAGCTGCAGGTCGTCACTGGAAGTGTGcgagaaatattatttggagtttaatttttagttttattatctatatgtttagcatttcaatgctttatACATGAGATACTTTTTAATGAAGAGAAAAATTCGTTCACGAAGCAGGATTCGTACGGGTCTCCTTCTCGGCCACCCGAAAAAAGtgctaatatataaatgctgacgtcaattaaataatgataaagtaggttttacccgcggcttcgcacgcgttatatTCGGAGTAAATTAATGGGtgttattaaacatatgaATGATGAAACTACCTCTTgaaataatctattaaaaaaaaaacatcaaagttgtgcagttttaaagatctaaggaTACATAGGGAAAGATTCGGGAAGCGagtttgctttatactatgtctATTgtttacactaatataataaagaggaacAGTTTTGTTTGTACCCTAAAAGctccgaaactactggtcctattttgaaatttctttcatcAAAAGAAAGCCGAGTGCTATAGTATAGTTTTTACCCCGGAAATGTACTAGGGGCGAGCGATATAAGCTGGTACTCACTCAGCAAGCGCCTGAAGGATGGCGTCGGGGGTGTCGGGGTCGGGGCGCAGCGGCGGCGACAGCACGTGTGCCGCCGCGTGCCGGAAGCACGCGTTCTTGTAATGCGTACctgaaatattacatatttattgttattatattgtcatttTTAGAGTTCTCCGTGCTTCAAAGGAATCCCATGTTTTCTTATAGGATTAGTTTCTTTTCCATCAAACACACTAGAAATGCTCGCACGCACGCTTTGGTATGACGCGGACgcttgtataatttaatatatagctgTTTACATAGGCATATATATAGTCTAAGTCACTAAGTGATTTTGCAGTTTTCCAATGgcgaaaaaatttaaaaatctatctagcggtttttgcgtaaaagcgGTACAAACTACAATTATGCAATAATACaagtttcctttttatattaattatcatggATATAGATAAAGTAGTCCCATACgtatcatgaaattatttaagatttttccGATTGCTTCACATTATAGTCCAAGATCCCAAGGCCGCCAAAAAATTaagttcatatatttattcttagagCTTTAAAGCGTCTGATAAAAGTTTtggctttttttttgttaagtaACTCTGATTTTTAGTCACCTTTCTCACCTGGTACCTGCGCAGGTGTCACCGGGCAAGCTCCACAAACATTCAGGTATTAAAGAGTACAGAAGAGACTACCGTGAACCGAAAGTTACATTGACTTAGAAAATAAGTTGTGTCTAACGGCTCTAGGATCCTA is a window encoding:
- the LOC119837544 gene encoding dihydropyrimidinase isoform X1 → MPEHAANSVSGINIKSSQNRLLIKNGRVVNDDGMEDADVYIEDGIIKQVGRNLIIPGGTRTIDATGKLVMPGGIDPHTHFELEMMGAKTADDFYKGTRAAVAGGTTTVIDFVLPQKGQSLIEAYNNWRQKADNKVCCDYALHVGVTWWSPSVKKEMEQLVSEHGVNSFKMFMAYKDAWMLDDYELMVAMETCAELRALAQVHAENGNIIARNTEKLLASGITGPEGHQLSRDEEVEAEAVNRACVIANQVNAPLYIVHIMSKSAVKALRIARSRQNPPVYGETLAATVGTDGTHYKNACFRHAAAHVLSPPLRPDPDTPDAILQALADDDLQLIGSDHCTFHEKDKELGKNDFTKIPNGVNGVEDRLAILWQKGVNTGIMDPCRFVSVSSAAAARIFNLYPRKGRVAAGADADLLVWDPRAERTVSAATHRQAVPFNIFEGQHVVGGPQYVIVNGRVCLDDGELRVVEGLGKFLKTPPNCPYIYGGGEEMPRTPQKVDYPEPTTPNRVTNGTPTNDVSVATKQLDGMSVTSSGCSTPTGRKMREPGQRDLQNSTFSISKEMEGLDQKTSVRVRNPPGGKSSGLW
- the LOC119837544 gene encoding dihydropyrimidinase isoform X2, which produces MTNAPVKKVPIHLQSSQNRLLIKNGRVVNDDGMEDADVYIEDGIIKQVGRNLIIPGGTRTIDATGKLVMPGGIDPHTHFELEMMGAKTADDFYKGTRAAVAGGTTTVIDFVLPQKGQSLIEAYNNWRQKADNKVCCDYALHVGVTWWSPSVKKEMEQLVSEHGVNSFKMFMAYKDAWMLDDYELMVAMETCAELRALAQVHAENGNIIARNTEKLLASGITGPEGHQLSRDEEVEAEAVNRACVIANQVNAPLYIVHIMSKSAVKALRIARSRQNPPVYGETLAATVGTDGTHYKNACFRHAAAHVLSPPLRPDPDTPDAILQALADDDLQLIGSDHCTFHEKDKELGKNDFTKIPNGVNGVEDRLAILWQKGVNTGIMDPCRFVSVSSAAAARIFNLYPRKGRVAAGADADLLVWDPRAERTVSAATHRQAVPFNIFEGQHVVGGPQYVIVNGRVCLDDGELRVVEGLGKFLKTPPNCPYIYGGGEEMPRTPQKVDYPEPTTPNRVTNGTPTNDVSVATKQLDGMSVTSSGCSTPTGRKMREPGQRDLQNSTFSISKEMEGLDQKTSVRVRNPPGGKSSGLW